In Penaeus vannamei isolate JL-2024 chromosome 13, ASM4276789v1, whole genome shotgun sequence, the sequence CTGTGGAAGACCTACTGGAGTAGGTGCGTGAGGTACTCGTATTGAGGACTTCAGTTGAGGTTTTGCTGCAGATGGGACCCGAGGTGCGATATATGCTGGAGTTATATTCTGGAGAGAGTGATTTTCTGGAACTAAGTCTTTAGGAGAGTTTGGTTCGGAGGGCGGTGTCTTCAGCGTTTCATAGTCTCCGGTGCCAGCAACCCTACCATGAAACGGTGTCAAGGAGCTCTTGGTGACAAGCCTAGTCGGAGGGCATTGTTTCATTCCAGCGTATCTTGGCGGAAAGTGAAGTTTACTTCTGTCGATAGCTTGTGTTCTAGGAACCAGAAAGGCTGCAGGAGGACTTAGTGGATCTCTGGTAGTacaggaagacgaagatgaagtaaCAGCCGCCCTGACGTGTTGGGACGGACGATTTTCACTGTGGCTGCTGTTGTTCTGACATCTGCCCTTTTTCTTAGTCtggagaaaagggtaaaaaagtgTCACATGGATATAAAGAAAATGTCAAATAATTAGCTAAAGTATATACGTCAGCAAAATTAATTTGATATCACTGACGGATGATTAAAGTCAGGATGTTCTACGCACTTCATAGTAAAAGCAAATTCTGATAACGtaatgaaaagataagaaaaaagtgtGGGGAAAGAGTCCCTTATATTACATTTTTTACTGTATATTCGAACAATCTTCATCTTTCATTACTATGAGGATTGCAATATTTTACTGTTACTAAGGAAATTTATTTAAGGAAATGTAACAAAAAACTCTGAAATATAACTAacccagcaataacaacagcatatCAGAAGGAAATTCAGCTGCGCCACGAAGAGTGCGATACTCGGTTCTggaagtattataattatcactttcacGGCATTGTGGCACACGTACAAATTCCTTTTCATGATTATGTATCAACGAAAAGTAATTTGCAGTATATCCCACACGCAATGATGCCTCTTTTTGCAACTATTCTGCATGTCTAACAATTGTATTGCAATGCAAGTTATCATTTATTCCAGTAATATGCAGAAATGTTTCTTACTGTCTATTaggctacattttttttcttggacaGCGGGGCCGCCGACATTTGTTTCcaggaaaatgaacaaaaaagaaaatcctgaacctttttttattctaattttccgCCGATACTGTGACGTCCGGAAATGCCATACTctcatgtgtcatgtcatgtctattgtttatcgtgaatatttttgattttgatttccaaaataacaaattctggctgaaagaattctttgtttccattcaactcctcgaagacttgtagtaagacaaAATTgtccttcctccaggtggggttGGAACTGATACATTCAGGTAAGAGGTACATGTCTTATTTTGggacctttttttccctcctcccgccgacatttcattaAATCATcagacttgcccgctattcaagaaaaacatTGCTGTGGTCTTAGCGGCAAGGGACGAATTTGTCGTCTGACGCATTTAGAAGTCACAACGTTAATATCTGAGAGCTTATAAGACAAAATACAAGTAACACCTACCTAACCAAGAGATTTGCATGGTTCAGAGAGAAGACTCACTATGCCCAGCTTCAGTTACGTGCCACAGATGTTGCTTTCTCAGAAGTCCAAAAGAAACTAACCTCATTTGCCAACGTGAGCTCACAGTAGAGATATCTTTCGAAACACGCTGATAGGAAACTAAACTTCCTTGTAGCTTTTTACGTAACCACTCTCATGAAGATTCCGGCTCGATGAAATTGATTGTTACATCTAACTATTGTTAGAAAAGATAGGACAAGTTATAACGGCAAaccgaaaacaacaaaaatttatAGACTATTCAAAGTTTATATTTACTATTGCTTATATGGAAAGGCATCGACGCACAGGAAGTTGACCAAAATGCTCAATTaggactgaaaatgataatacactACTTCGCgcacgcgcgtgtttgtgtgtgtgtgtgtgtgtgtgtgtgtgtgtgtgtgtgtgtgtgtgtgtgtgtgtgtgtgttgtggctatacatacacacacacacacacacacacacacacacacacacacacacacacacacacacacacacacatatatatatatatatatatatatatatatgtatatatatataactatttatatatatacatataagtatatatatatgtatatatatatatagttatatatagctatatatagctatatatatatatatatatatatatatatatatatatatatatttatatgtatatgcatatatatgtatatatatacatatatatatatttatatatgtatatatatacgtatatatatatgtatatatatgtatatatatatatatatatatatatatatatatatatatatatgtatgtgtgtgtgtgtgtgtatatgtgtgtacgtgtgtgtgtgtgtgtgaacgtatttgtgtttgtgtgtgtatgcgtgcgtgtgtgtgtgtgtgtatgtatgcgtgcgtgtgtgtgtgtgtgtatgtgtgcgtgtgtgtgtgtgtgtgtgtgtgtgtacatatatatgtgtatatatatacgcatatatatgtatatgtatatgtatatatatacatacatatatatatgtatatatatatatatatatatatatatatatatatatatatatatatatgtgtgtgtgtgtgtgtgtgtgtgtgtgtgtgtgtgtgtgtgtctgtgtacatatatatatatatatatatatatatatatatatatatatgtatatatatgtatatatatatatatatatatatatatatatatatatatatatatatatatatatatataggtatgtatgtatactgacaTTATAAAGTAGCTACACAGTCACAACATATATAACCATGTTATCAGAATAAACTAAATGTGTTATGAAATAATGCTTGGTGGTGATAAAAAATTACGATATTCACTTAGTTAtccataaaatatttattttctttcatttataatatattaaatgTGTTATGAAATAATGCTTGGTTGTGATAAAAAATTACGATATTCACTTAGTTAtccataaaatatttattttctttcatttataatatattaaatgTGTTATGAAATAATGCTTGGTTGTGATAAAAAATTACGATATTCACTTAGTTAtccataaaatatttattttctttcatttataatatattaaagaaaatgaCGTATTAAATAAAATGATGGTAGACTTATGTAATTTATTATCAGGACATTCGAAAGACTACAGACTTTCATAGGATCAGGGACAGTTTGTTTGTcgtcattactttttttctttcaaattcacacagccacacatgcacAGTATGCGTATTTGtagtccttttttattttatcgatGTTATTTCCACTAATTAAAAGATTTACAACTTATTAATGAGCAAGCGAACACATTTTCCAAACATCACTTCCATATAATTCGAAAAGCCAGGAATtcaaggagagaaaaagtgaaaactaTCTGTCAAGATGAAAAGTCTCTAAATCCAGGCGTGGTCAGCATAAAGTGTCTAGATCgcgtaattttttctctctccattggaCAAGGGGTAGGGGCAGtgtggagggacaggggagggggaggtatgagcCCACCCATTGTACATCATGATAACCGCTAATTTATTATTCCCTCTTGTCGTCATTTAATCCAACACCGAGACAAAAAGgtaaaaagggatagaaagagaatcaCTTCATTTGAATTTCAAGGGTATCGGCTGATCTTATCTTGATGTCCATATATTTCCGATCCTTTCAGGTGGGATGACGGGGAGAGTGTCCTCGTGTTGGAGTGATACTAGGCTCacagaaaaggaatatatatatatatatatatatatatatatatatatatatatatatatatatatatgcatatatatatgtatatatatatatatagatatatatatatatatatatatatatatatatgtatatatatataaataaataaataaatatatatatatgtatatatatatatatatatatatatatatatatgcatatatatttatatatatatacattcatatatatatatatataaatttatatttatatatatatgcatatatatatatatatatatatatatatatatatatatatatatatatatatatatgtgtgtgtgtgtgtgtgtgtgtgtgtgtgtgtgtgtgtgtgtgtataaatgtatgcatatatataagtatatatatatatttgtatatacatatacatatacatatacacacatatatatttatatacatatatacatacatatatacatataaataaataaataaataaatatatatatatatatatatatatatatatatatatatttatatatgtatatatgtatatatatacgtatatatatatatatatatatatatatatatatatatatatatatatatatatctatatatatatgtgtgtgtgtgtgtgtgtgtgtgtgtgtgtgtgtgtgtgtgtatgggtgtatgtttatatttatatatatatatatatatatatatatatatatatatatatatatatatatatatatatatatatatatatatatatatatgtttatatttatatatatatgtatatatatacatatattatatatacatatatatatacatatgtatatatatatatatatatattatatattatatatatatattatatatatatatatatatatatatatatatatatatatatatatatatatacatatatatatatgtgtgtgtgtgtgtgtgtgtgtgtgggtgtgtgtgtgtgtgtgtgtctgtgtgtgtatacacacacacacaaacacacacacacacacacacacacacacacacacacacacacacacacacacacacatatatatatatatatatatatatatatatatatatatatacatatatacaaatatatatgtacatatatatatatatatatatatatatatatatatatatatatatatatatatatatatatatatatatatatatatatatatatatatatatatatatatatatatatatatatatatatatatttctttcctgaaatgaaagaaataaggaaaaggcaTACAGGATTACCAAAGCAAACACATCTGTTTTTTCATCAAATGTAAAATCCTAAAGATATTTTATGTTATCTTGGTTAGCCCCGAAGAGAACCATGAACTACAAACATTCTTATTATGGTAAATAACAGTGCCATAGTGTATCCTCTGGTCGTAGCGTAAACATACAACCTCATGACGGAGACACATGCCCCGCCCGGGAGACATATATATTAgggcttccctccctctccccttcccctcccgtcatTCCATTTTCACTAGAATATATAAcagacccccttacccccctactTCCAGCTCTGTaccttatttacatattttcattccATACAATTGTCCGCGTAGGTATACAAAGTGCTGCCGAAGTGTCCCGGGGGGAGGCATAAAAACAACTCTCCGCAAGACGTTCGTTTAATGTCTTCCAGATTCCCGTGTCTACACGAACGCTCCCTCCTCAACGTTtatcacacacacttaaaaaaaaaacctaaatCTTAGCACAAAATAACATGAATGTTACGGGAAGTCACGTGGAAGGCTCGCAAATCCACTGTGTATGAATATTCCCCCGTACTCGCCGGTCCTCGTGCCATTTTCACCCTCAGTAACGCATTACCCTTAAGTTCTCTCGGGCGCGCGGAGGTCCTCCCGGGGATACTGACCGGTCCCCGTACAATCTGCGGTCAGATGGAGGATGCTTTCTGAGCCGTCTGCTTTATAAATGATGCATGTCGTGAGCGGGTTTCTCTGATTATCCAAACGTCGTTTACATGACGAATGCTACCACGATGGCTTCGCTGTCTGTTCTCGATAACGGAAGAGAGTTTTTACGCAAACGAAGAGGGAAATGCTGTGCGCACTGGACACGCAGCGCCAATGGATGAGAGGAAGAGCATCGGCTTGGCCCGAGTGTTTTTCAGAACAGCTGGAATTCTGAGAATAAATTTCCATAAATACTTCACTTCTCTTTTCAACTTGTCTTGGCTAATAGACTTGTTTGTCATGTAAGcgttgataatagatataatgataacaatgattgttaCACTAATAAcaaagttgatgatgatggcgatgataacagttgcgataatattgatagtaatagtgatggtgataattataatgcttctGCTGAAAATAAtggggataattatgataataatgattatgataatgataataataactaataataatgaggacaatgataacTGTGACagtaacataataacaaaaacgataatgatgatgacctaCTACAACGActtataatatgatgataactaaataataatgagaatgaagatgataattataataatgctatttctactactaataattatgataatgataacaacaatgatgctaatgctaatgctaataataataacacatactaaaaataatgataataataattatagcgataatagtcatgatgatgataatgataatgataatgaggatgacaataataaaaaaaataatgatggtaatcatgaaaatggtaacgatcatgatggtaataataaatataataataatgataatactaataacaagtgtagcaataacgatgatgatgacaatgataataataacaataatactgataataatgattataataatgatgataataataataatgataacagtaacaataaatataatggcaataatgataataatgatcttaatgataataatgataataataacaataattctgataataataataataataataataatgataatggtaataatgataataaaaaaattaaagtaatgataataacaataatgataataataataataataataatgataatgataataataatgatgataataatgataataataataataataataataataataataataataatgataatgataatgataatgataatgttaatgataataataatgataatgataattatgataataatgaaaatgatgatatgtcaaatatgatgataactattcataacaatgatgataaaataacattgataatgattatgatgatgatgatggtgataataatagtaataataataataataataataataataataataataataataataataataataataatgataattataatatctataacaataatgaatatacttataagaatgataataataaagataataatgatatgataataataatgataaatgttaatattgataataataacgataaacattaatcatacaaataataacgataatgataattatgataaaaatgataataataataatgatgataataacaataataataatattgatggtaatgataataatgatgacgctaacgatgatggcaatgattacagcaataataattacattaataattacgaatagtcaaatgaataaacaaattaaagtaataatatctacaatagtaatgtcaataatgataataataatcaaataaaaaatagtatcagtaacgatgatagtcataataacaatgatatcaattttTGCTTATTCTTTATCGTCAGTGTTAAGATAAAGAGTTTTAAGATGATTAAACTTGAGGGCTGAATAGCTCGTTTTGTATACGCATGTACAGTATtgcatcatttattactatttacGTTTCCTTGAACCTCATTTACGCTTGTACTCCGCTTATACTTCGTcccatttgtatgtttattgccAATTACAGGTTTGTTTacataatgaaataaattattCGTTTCCTTTACGTGTGAAAATTCCTTAAGGAGGTACCTGTCGAACAGCTGAATAACGCGCAAAACATAAAGAAGAACATAAAAGTGGAATTGCTTCATGTTATACAGTGTTATCCGCGTTCCCCCTGCTCC encodes:
- the LOC113807990 gene encoding uncharacterized protein isoform X1, with translation MQISWLEPSIALFVAQLNFLLICCCYCWTKKKGRCQNNSSHSENRPSQHVRAAVTSSSSSCTTRDPLSPPAAFLVPRTQAIDRSKLHFPPRYAGMKQCPPTRLVTKSSLTPFHGRVAGTGDYETLKTPPSEPNSPKDLVPENHSLQNITPAYIAPRVPSAAKPQLKSSIRVPHAPTPVGLPQSATAESLPPQPPTPGRLPPQPPTPEWLPSQPPTSPDIPPLPPFTPNLGSETRLPSAKRLPLPPSQPPQRPDRHVINSEAGTIAIVFPSDQVNLRNASQTPFRARPVTQAILEINKKIKIKLKMRV
- the LOC113807990 gene encoding uncharacterized protein isoform X2, which gives rise to MQISWLEPSIALFVAQLNFLLICCCYCWKKGRCQNNSSHSENRPSQHVRAAVTSSSSSCTTRDPLSPPAAFLVPRTQAIDRSKLHFPPRYAGMKQCPPTRLVTKSSLTPFHGRVAGTGDYETLKTPPSEPNSPKDLVPENHSLQNITPAYIAPRVPSAAKPQLKSSIRVPHAPTPVGLPQSATAESLPPQPPTPGRLPPQPPTPEWLPSQPPTSPDIPPLPPFTPNLGSETRLPSAKRLPLPPSQPPQRPDRHVINSEAGTIAIVFPSDQVNLRNASQTPFRARPVTQAILEINKKIKIKLKMRV